A window from Pseudomonas sp. Tri1 encodes these proteins:
- a CDS encoding SDR family oxidoreductase: MNESVRFEDKVVIVTGAGGGLGRAHALLFARQGAKVLVNDLGGSAQGEGANASAADRVVAEIREAGGIAEANHDSVTDGDKLVQNALDVFGRVDVVVNNAGILRDKTFHKMDDADWDLVYRVHVEGAYKVTRAAWPHLREQNYGRVIFTASTSGIYGNFGQSNYGMAKLGLYGLTRTLAIEGRKNNILVNAIAPTGGTRMTEGLIPPQVFEQLKPELVSPLVVYLASEACQETSGLFEVGGGWMGKVRWERSLGAGFDPRKGFSPEDVAAHWQQICDFEDAVHPNDNLEALKEMMANLQRYSI; encoded by the coding sequence ATGAATGAGTCTGTGCGCTTCGAAGATAAAGTCGTGATCGTCACCGGAGCGGGCGGTGGCCTGGGGCGCGCCCATGCGCTGCTGTTCGCCAGGCAGGGCGCGAAAGTACTGGTCAACGACCTGGGCGGTTCGGCGCAAGGGGAAGGGGCCAATGCTTCGGCCGCGGACCGGGTCGTGGCCGAAATTCGCGAAGCCGGCGGCATTGCCGAGGCCAATCACGACTCGGTGACCGATGGCGACAAACTCGTTCAGAATGCGCTCGACGTGTTTGGCCGGGTCGATGTGGTGGTCAACAACGCCGGGATCCTGCGGGACAAGACCTTTCACAAAATGGACGACGCCGACTGGGACCTGGTCTACCGCGTCCACGTCGAAGGGGCCTACAAAGTCACCCGCGCCGCCTGGCCGCACCTGCGTGAGCAAAACTATGGACGGGTGATCTTCACGGCGTCCACGTCCGGTATCTACGGCAACTTTGGCCAATCCAACTACGGCATGGCCAAGCTCGGCCTGTATGGCCTGACCCGCACCCTGGCCATCGAAGGCCGCAAGAACAATATCCTGGTCAATGCCATCGCCCCCACCGGCGGCACCCGCATGACCGAAGGCCTGATCCCGCCACAGGTATTCGAACAGCTCAAGCCAGAACTGGTCAGCCCGTTGGTGGTGTATCTGGCCAGCGAAGCCTGCCAGGAAACTTCTGGGTTGTTCGAAGTGGGCGGCGGCTGGATGGGCAAGGTGCGCTGGGAGCGCAGTCTGGGGGCCGGCTTCGACCCGCGCAAAGGTTTCTCGCCCGAAGACGTCGCCGCCCATTGGCAGCAGATCTGTGATTTCGAAGATGCGGTACACCCCAATGACAACCTGGAAGCGTTGAAGGAAATGATGGCGAACCTGCAGCGCTACAGCATCTGA
- a CDS encoding N-acetylmuramoyl-L-alanine amidase translates to MTPIDYSSYRSIKGYNSRVRFLVFHYTAANFSSSINALTGASVSAHYLVPDISDPSYVKAGFKEQQIFNLVDENQRAWHAGVSSWGGRNNLNDTSIGVEIVNLATDNQGQFTFPPYQPEQIEAIQYLALNILERYPDISPVNVVGHSDIAAGRKSDPGPMFPWQALYAKGIGAWFDEPTQRAYTQAYQCNGLPTREQLLGLFRKYGYDTSAATTAAGFQRLVRAFQLHFRQAKYDGVIDIETAANLAALVKKYFP, encoded by the coding sequence ATGACGCCAATCGACTACAGCAGCTATCGATCAATAAAAGGTTATAACAGCCGAGTTCGTTTCCTGGTCTTTCATTACACCGCTGCTAACTTTTCATCCTCTATCAACGCATTGACCGGTGCTTCGGTCAGCGCCCACTACCTCGTTCCGGACATCAGCGATCCGAGCTATGTGAAAGCAGGTTTCAAGGAACAGCAGATTTTCAATCTGGTGGACGAGAACCAGCGTGCCTGGCACGCGGGGGTGAGCAGTTGGGGCGGTCGCAATAACTTGAATGACACCTCGATCGGCGTAGAAATCGTCAACCTTGCCACCGACAACCAAGGGCAATTTACTTTCCCGCCTTATCAACCCGAGCAAATCGAGGCAATCCAATACCTGGCGTTGAACATCCTCGAGCGCTATCCCGACATCAGCCCGGTCAACGTGGTGGGGCATTCGGACATTGCTGCCGGCAGAAAAAGCGACCCCGGTCCGATGTTTCCCTGGCAGGCGTTGTACGCCAAAGGCATTGGCGCCTGGTTCGATGAGCCGACGCAAAGGGCCTACACGCAGGCCTACCAATGCAACGGATTGCCGACCCGCGAGCAACTGCTCGGGCTGTTCAGGAAATATGGCTATGACACCTCGGCAGCCACCACCGCTGCGGGTTTCCAGCGCCTGGTGCGGGCCTTCCAGCTGCACTTTCGGCAGGCGAAATATGACGGTGTGATAGATATCGAGACTGCCGCCAACCTGGCGGCGCTGGTGAAAAAATACTTCCCCTGA
- a CDS encoding DUF1302 domain-containing protein, with the protein MTTITMRAIFKPQALAVAVALGCCAQAQAVSFNIGEIEGQFDSSLSVGASWGMRDADKDLIGTVNGGRGQSSTGDDGRLNFKKGETFSKIFKGLHDLELKYGDTGVFVRGKYWYDFELKDESRPFKDISDSNRKEGAKSSGAQILDAFVYHNYSIADLPGTVRAGKQVVSWGESTFIGNSINSINPVDVSAFRRPGAEIKEGLIPVNMLFASQGLTDKLTIEGFYQLEWDQTVVDNCGTFFGNDVVADGCTSGYTVGSPAIAPFVPLTQAFGQGIEVSSEGVVIPRGGDRDARDSGQWGTALRWLGDDTEYGLYFMNYHSRTPTVGTTTAGLSTLAALPGMIAVANGISPGSGAGLAQSVMLGRGQYYLEYPEDIHLYGASFSTTLPTGTAWTGEISYRPNAPVQLNTNDLTLALLNPIAGGAASPIATSAGADNTGYRRKEITQVQSTMTHFFDQVLGADRLTLVGEAAVVHVGGLESKDKLRYGRDSVYGQYGFNGDTDGFVTSTSWGYRARAILDYSNVIGGVNFKPNVSWSHDVAGYGPNGLFNEGAKAVSLGVDADYRNTYTASLSYTDFFGGDYNVLKDRDFLALSFGVNF; encoded by the coding sequence ATGACAACAATAACAATGCGCGCCATCTTCAAGCCGCAGGCGCTGGCCGTCGCGGTGGCCTTGGGTTGCTGTGCCCAGGCGCAGGCCGTTTCATTCAACATTGGCGAGATCGAGGGGCAGTTCGACTCCTCGCTGTCCGTGGGCGCGAGCTGGGGCATGCGCGATGCGGACAAGGACCTGATCGGCACGGTCAACGGCGGTAGGGGCCAGTCCTCCACCGGTGACGATGGGCGACTGAACTTCAAGAAGGGCGAGACCTTTTCCAAAATCTTCAAGGGCCTGCACGACCTCGAACTCAAGTACGGCGACACCGGTGTGTTCGTGCGCGGCAAGTACTGGTACGACTTCGAACTCAAGGACGAGAGCCGTCCGTTCAAGGACATCAGCGACAGCAATCGCAAGGAAGGCGCCAAATCGTCAGGGGCGCAGATCCTCGATGCCTTCGTCTACCACAACTATTCCATCGCCGATCTGCCGGGCACGGTGCGCGCCGGCAAGCAGGTGGTCAGCTGGGGTGAGAGTACCTTCATCGGCAACTCCATCAACAGCATCAACCCGGTGGACGTGTCTGCGTTCCGTCGTCCGGGTGCAGAGATCAAGGAAGGCCTGATTCCGGTGAACATGTTGTTCGCCTCCCAGGGCCTGACCGACAAGCTCACCATTGAAGGGTTCTACCAACTGGAGTGGGACCAGACGGTTGTCGACAACTGCGGCACGTTCTTCGGCAATGACGTGGTGGCCGATGGTTGCACCAGCGGCTACACCGTGGGCAGCCCGGCGATTGCGCCATTCGTACCACTGACCCAGGCGTTCGGCCAGGGCATTGAGGTGTCCAGCGAAGGGGTCGTTATTCCCCGCGGCGGTGACCGCGATGCGCGCGATTCCGGCCAGTGGGGCACGGCGTTGCGCTGGCTCGGCGATGACACCGAATATGGCCTGTACTTCATGAATTACCACAGTCGCACGCCCACTGTTGGTACTACCACTGCCGGGCTCTCTACGCTGGCGGCCCTGCCAGGGATGATCGCGGTTGCCAACGGTATCTCTCCCGGCAGCGGTGCGGGCCTGGCGCAAAGCGTGATGCTGGGACGCGGTCAGTACTACCTCGAGTACCCCGAGGACATCCACCTATACGGCGCCAGCTTCTCCACCACGTTGCCTACCGGCACCGCGTGGACCGGGGAAATCAGCTATCGCCCCAACGCACCGGTACAGCTCAACACCAATGACCTGACCCTGGCCCTGCTCAACCCGATTGCCGGTGGCGCGGCCTCACCTATTGCCACCTCGGCAGGTGCGGACAACACCGGCTACCGCCGCAAGGAAATTACCCAGGTCCAAAGCACCATGACGCACTTCTTCGACCAGGTACTGGGCGCCGATCGCCTGACCTTGGTGGGCGAGGCCGCGGTGGTGCACGTCGGCGGGCTGGAGTCCAAGGACAAGCTGCGTTACGGCCGCGATTCGGTCTACGGCCAGTACGGCTTCAATGGCGACACCGACGGCTTCGTCACTTCGACCTCCTGGGGTTACCGCGCCCGGGCGATTCTCGACTACTCCAACGTGATCGGTGGTGTGAACTTCAAGCCTAACGTGTCCTGGTCCCATGACGTGGCCGGCTACGGCCCCAATGGCTTGTTCAACGAAGGCGCCAAGGCCGTCAGCCTCGGTGTCGATGCCGATTACCGCAATACCTACACCGCCAGCCTCAGCTACACCGACTTTTTCGGCGGCGATTACAACGTTCTCAAAGACCGCGATTTCCTCGCGTTGAGCTTTGGCGTGAACTTCTGA
- a CDS encoding DUF1329 domain-containing protein, which translates to MRKMILQCGALALSLLAANVMAAVSPDEANKLGTTLTPIGAEKAGNADGSIPAWTGGIPKNAGAVDSKGFLADPFANEKPLFTITAATVDKYKDKLSEGQVAMFKRYPETYKIPVYPTHRSVGLPPEIYEAAKRSALNVNAINDGNGLANFTGNRYYAFPIPKNGVEVLWNHVTRYHGGNLRRVITQATPQTNGSFTPIRFEEEIAVPFLIKDADPEKASNVLTYFKQSVTAPARLAGNVLLVHETLDQVKEPRLAWIYNAGQRRVRRAPQVAYDGPGTAADGLRTSDNFDLFSGAPDRYDWKLIGKKEMYIPYNSYKLDSPNLKYDDVIKAGHINQDLTRYELHRVWEVVGTVKPSERHIYAKRHMYFDEDSWQAALVDHYDGRGQLWRVAEGHAQFYYDHQNPGYTLEALYDIIAGRYIALGMKNEEKHSYEYGFEARAADYTPAALRSEGVR; encoded by the coding sequence ATGCGCAAGATGATTCTGCAATGCGGTGCCCTGGCCCTGAGCCTGCTGGCCGCGAACGTGATGGCGGCAGTCTCGCCGGATGAAGCGAACAAGCTGGGCACCACGCTCACGCCAATCGGTGCGGAAAAGGCCGGCAACGCCGATGGTTCGATCCCGGCCTGGACCGGCGGTATTCCCAAAAACGCCGGTGCGGTGGACAGCAAAGGCTTCCTCGCGGATCCGTTCGCCAATGAAAAACCACTGTTCACCATCACCGCTGCGACCGTGGACAAGTACAAGGACAAGCTGTCCGAAGGCCAGGTCGCGATGTTCAAGCGCTACCCGGAAACCTACAAGATCCCGGTCTATCCGACGCACCGCAGCGTGGGCCTGCCGCCGGAAATCTACGAAGCGGCCAAGCGCAGTGCGCTTAATGTGAACGCGATCAACGACGGTAACGGCCTGGCCAATTTCACTGGCAACCGCTACTACGCGTTCCCGATTCCCAAGAACGGCGTGGAAGTGCTGTGGAACCACGTTACCCGCTATCACGGCGGCAACTTGCGGCGGGTCATTACCCAGGCCACCCCGCAAACCAATGGCAGCTTCACGCCGATCCGCTTCGAAGAAGAAATCGCCGTGCCATTTCTGATCAAGGACGCCGATCCGGAAAAGGCCAGTAACGTGCTGACCTATTTCAAGCAGTCGGTCACCGCCCCGGCGCGTCTGGCCGGTAACGTATTGCTGGTGCACGAGACTCTCGACCAGGTGAAGGAGCCGCGCCTGGCCTGGATCTACAACGCCGGCCAGCGCCGTGTGCGTCGTGCTCCGCAAGTGGCCTACGACGGCCCGGGTACCGCCGCCGACGGCTTGCGCACCTCGGACAACTTCGACCTGTTTTCCGGCGCGCCGGACCGCTACGACTGGAAGCTGATCGGCAAAAAGGAAATGTATATCCCGTACAACAGCTACAAGCTCGATTCGCCAAACCTCAAGTACGACGATGTGATCAAGGCCGGCCACATCAACCAGGACCTGACCCGCTATGAATTGCACCGGGTCTGGGAAGTGGTTGGCACGGTCAAGCCCAGCGAACGGCACATCTACGCCAAGCGCCACATGTACTTCGACGAAGACAGTTGGCAGGCGGCGCTGGTGGACCACTACGACGGTCGCGGCCAATTGTGGCGGGTGGCCGAAGGTCATGCGCAGTTCTACTACGACCACCAGAACCCGGGCTACACCCTCGAAGCACTCTACGACATCATCGCCGGTCGCTACATCGCGCTGGGGATGAAGAACGAAGAGAAGCACAGCTACGAGTACGGTTTCGAAGCCAGGGCGGCGGACTACACGCCGGCGGCGCTGCGTTCGGAGGGGGTGCGTTAA
- a CDS encoding LuxR C-terminal-related transcriptional regulator — protein MTAMTPCPDRPGLLPRLSSTHVPRRSLSEPLLTSGARVKLLCAPAGSGKSALFAECFLQAPAGCRLHWLPLGGAALDTPQMCERLAHTLGLPTLDETGLLAHLARLQTPTWLFLDDYCRVPNPELDQFLDRLLNVSSPALHLWINSRRRPHCNWPRLLLDDELHEFDTQALVFTLDDVQQLLRHLPTPQAARTAREVIQRSGGWCAGVRIALLERCEWARRHASPGRAGTLHDYLEYELFSTLTPDLAQAWRVLAHLPRFNARLCEHLFGDTVGAECLPLLLDLGCFIEPWEQSCDWLHIFPPLARLVRDEPWLQGRSWHRRACQWFAAEQDWQMAFEQAMLAEEFETAVSFLQHLSFEHVLQRNNVVLLLNLHDQQGEALMLGTPQSVGLVTAALLFAGRFDQASACIEQLARFVPQPQACQQRQVLARWQVLRGWLLHLAGDGEPAREHFLQAQTSLDPEAWALRLLCLSGLTQQALLKGELASAQWINRQALCLARAHGSLVFEGLLELDHAQVLEQRGAPHRADHLLDAVQALLDRPGQDFSALSGRIALRRGRLALRMGFEELAAEQFQAGLETGLHSQDKQVLYGFLGKATLAANQGDYGEAFMQLRDAERIMQQRHIPDTVYRGVLLQTSCQFWLQQGRPELAHEALTRVLRHFHGPQAKHAPPATLELIPRLEYLLVLTEVYLHRERDPQARLETMIAQARQLEMHGLETELQLALAEVVWLSADRAQVHTLMQEGLKRVACYRAQQALCELRLRQPDLLHWTQSAAPIEPLAPSAEETLLSHRELEVLELIAQGHSNQQIAEQLFISLHTVKTHARRIHSKLGVQRRTQAVAKAKVMGVMS, from the coding sequence ATGACCGCCATGACTCCGTGTCCGGATCGTCCTGGATTGTTGCCTCGCCTGTCCTCGACGCATGTACCACGGCGGTCCTTGAGCGAGCCTTTGCTGACCTCCGGGGCGCGGGTAAAACTGCTTTGCGCGCCGGCGGGCAGCGGCAAGAGTGCGTTGTTCGCCGAATGTTTCCTCCAGGCCCCCGCCGGATGTCGGCTGCACTGGCTGCCCCTGGGCGGCGCGGCGCTGGACACGCCGCAGATGTGCGAGCGCTTGGCGCATACCCTTGGCTTGCCCACGCTGGATGAAACCGGGCTGTTGGCACATCTGGCGCGCTTGCAGACGCCGACCTGGCTGTTCCTGGATGATTATTGCCGGGTACCGAATCCCGAACTGGACCAGTTCCTCGACCGTCTGTTGAACGTCAGCAGTCCGGCGCTGCACTTGTGGATCAATAGTCGCCGCCGTCCGCACTGCAATTGGCCGCGTTTGTTGCTCGACGACGAGCTGCACGAGTTCGACACCCAGGCCCTGGTTTTCACCCTCGACGATGTCCAGCAATTGCTCCGTCATCTGCCCACTCCCCAGGCAGCCCGCACGGCCCGAGAAGTGATACAGCGCAGTGGTGGCTGGTGCGCCGGGGTACGCATCGCCCTGCTTGAACGCTGTGAATGGGCGCGCCGTCACGCATCGCCGGGGCGGGCAGGGACCTTGCATGATTACCTTGAGTACGAGCTGTTCAGCACGTTGACCCCGGACCTCGCGCAGGCCTGGCGCGTGCTGGCCCATTTACCGCGCTTCAATGCCCGACTTTGCGAGCACCTGTTCGGCGACACGGTGGGCGCCGAATGCCTGCCTTTGTTGCTGGACCTGGGGTGTTTTATCGAGCCGTGGGAGCAGTCTTGCGACTGGCTGCACATTTTTCCACCCCTGGCCCGCCTGGTCCGTGACGAGCCTTGGCTGCAGGGGCGCTCCTGGCATCGACGGGCCTGTCAGTGGTTTGCTGCCGAGCAGGACTGGCAAATGGCATTCGAGCAAGCCATGTTGGCTGAGGAGTTTGAGACCGCCGTCAGCTTTTTGCAGCACCTGAGCTTCGAGCACGTATTGCAGCGCAACAACGTCGTGCTGTTGCTGAACCTGCATGACCAACAAGGCGAAGCGTTGATGCTCGGCACGCCGCAGTCGGTCGGGTTGGTGACCGCCGCCCTGCTGTTCGCCGGGCGCTTCGATCAGGCCTCGGCGTGCATCGAACAACTGGCTAGGTTCGTGCCACAGCCCCAGGCTTGCCAGCAGCGACAGGTGCTGGCGCGCTGGCAGGTGTTGCGGGGGTGGCTGTTGCACCTCGCGGGTGATGGCGAGCCGGCACGCGAGCATTTCCTCCAGGCCCAGACCAGCCTGGATCCCGAAGCCTGGGCCCTACGGCTGCTTTGCCTGTCAGGGCTGACGCAGCAAGCGCTGCTCAAAGGTGAATTGGCTTCTGCCCAATGGATCAACCGGCAGGCGTTATGCCTGGCACGGGCCCATGGCTCGCTGGTATTTGAAGGGTTGCTGGAGTTGGATCACGCCCAGGTGCTGGAACAGCGCGGCGCTCCCCATCGGGCCGATCATCTGCTGGACGCAGTCCAGGCATTGCTCGATAGGCCAGGCCAGGATTTTTCCGCGTTGTCGGGGCGTATTGCCCTGCGACGCGGGCGCCTGGCATTGCGCATGGGGTTTGAAGAGTTGGCCGCCGAGCAGTTTCAAGCCGGCTTGGAAACCGGCCTGCACAGCCAGGACAAGCAAGTGCTCTATGGCTTTCTCGGTAAAGCGACCCTGGCCGCCAACCAAGGCGACTACGGCGAAGCGTTCATGCAACTGCGCGATGCCGAGCGGATCATGCAGCAGCGGCACATCCCCGACACGGTGTACCGCGGCGTGTTGCTGCAAACCAGCTGCCAGTTCTGGTTGCAGCAAGGGCGCCCGGAACTGGCCCATGAGGCCTTGACCCGCGTGTTGCGGCATTTTCACGGACCGCAGGCCAAGCATGCGCCTCCTGCGACACTGGAGTTGATTCCGCGCCTGGAATACCTGCTGGTGCTGACCGAGGTCTACTTGCATCGGGAGCGGGACCCGCAAGCTCGCCTGGAGACTATGATCGCCCAGGCGCGGCAGCTGGAAATGCATGGCCTGGAAACCGAATTGCAGTTGGCGCTGGCTGAAGTGGTCTGGTTGTCTGCCGACCGTGCCCAGGTTCACACGCTCATGCAGGAGGGCCTCAAACGAGTCGCTTGTTATCGGGCGCAGCAAGCGTTGTGTGAGTTGCGTTTGCGCCAACCCGACCTGTTGCATTGGACCCAGTCGGCCGCGCCCATCGAGCCGCTGGCGCCAAGCGCTGAAGAGACGTTGCTCAGTCACCGGGAACTTGAAGTGTTGGAATTGATTGCTCAAGGTCATTCAAACCAACAAATTGCCGAACAACTGTTCATATCGTTGCACACGGTAAAAACCCATGCGCGTCGGATACACAGCAAGTTGGGGGTGCAGCGGCGTACTCAAGCGGTGGCGAAGGCTAAAGTCATGGGGGTGATGAGTTAG
- a CDS encoding IclR family transcriptional regulator: MENPPNNGKQKVRSAEVGTDILKALAELSPSTSLSRLAEHVQMPASKVHRYLQALIASGFAEQNTATNHYGLGREALRVGLAALNGMDVLQVAALPLAELRDDLNETCFLAVWGNHGATVVRIEPAVRAVTVVTQLGSVLPLLSSSTGLVFSAYLPERETIGLREQEVSGTSSHALADDKVYAALCEQIRHRGLHHVHGLLMPGVDALSAPVFNAVGQVTAVMTIVGPTSLFHADENGPAAQRLLAASRAVSWRMGYEAGPGSDQQIRDNPDQ, translated from the coding sequence ATGGAAAACCCGCCCAACAACGGTAAACAGAAAGTTCGCTCGGCCGAAGTCGGCACCGACATTCTCAAGGCCCTGGCCGAACTCTCCCCTTCCACGTCACTGTCGCGCCTGGCCGAACACGTGCAGATGCCGGCGAGCAAGGTCCATCGGTACCTACAGGCCTTGATCGCCAGCGGGTTTGCCGAGCAGAACACCGCCACCAACCACTACGGCCTGGGCCGTGAGGCCTTGCGCGTGGGCCTGGCCGCGTTGAACGGCATGGACGTGCTGCAAGTGGCCGCCCTACCCCTGGCCGAGCTGCGCGACGACTTGAACGAAACCTGCTTTTTGGCGGTGTGGGGCAACCACGGCGCGACCGTGGTGCGGATCGAGCCCGCCGTACGGGCTGTAACCGTGGTCACCCAACTGGGCTCGGTATTACCACTGCTCAGCTCGTCCACAGGGTTGGTCTTCAGCGCCTATCTGCCGGAGCGCGAGACCATCGGATTGCGTGAGCAGGAAGTGAGCGGCACCAGCAGCCATGCCCTGGCCGACGACAAGGTTTACGCCGCCCTGTGCGAACAGATCCGCCATCGCGGTCTGCATCACGTGCACGGCTTGCTGATGCCTGGTGTGGATGCCTTGTCCGCCCCGGTCTTCAATGCCGTTGGCCAGGTGACCGCAGTGATGACCATCGTCGGTCCGACCTCACTGTTCCACGCCGATGAAAACGGCCCGGCGGCGCAGCGATTGCTGGCGGCGAGCCGGGCCGTGAGTTGGCGGATGGGGTATGAGGCAGGTCCAGGATCAGATCAGCAAATCCGGGACAATCCTGATCAATAA
- the hmgA gene encoding homogentisate 1,2-dioxygenase, translating into MHLDSPASDLAYQSGFGNEFASEALPGALPVGQNSPQKAPYGLYAELFSGTAFTMTRSEARRTWMYRIRPSANHPAFVKLDQQIAGGPLGEVTPNRLRWNPLELPAEPTDFVDGLVRMAANAGADKPAGISLYHYCANRSMKRVFFNADGEWLIVPQLGRLRIATELGVLELAPLEIAVLPRGLKFRVELLDAQARGYLAENHGAPLRLPDLGPIGSNGLANPRDFLSPVAHYENLAQPTTLVQKFLGELWACELDHSPLDVVAWHGTNVPYKYDLRRFNTIGTVSFDHPDPSIFTVLTSPTSVPGLANLDFVIFPPRWMVAENTFRPPWFHRNLMNEFMGLIQGAYDAKAEGFLPGGASLHSCMSAHGPDGETCTKAINAELAPAKIDNTMAFMFETSQVLRPSRFALDCPQLQTDYDACWASLPVTFDPTRR; encoded by the coding sequence ATGCATCTCGATTCCCCAGCGTCGGACCTGGCTTACCAATCAGGCTTCGGCAACGAATTTGCCAGCGAAGCGCTACCCGGCGCACTGCCTGTCGGCCAGAACTCCCCGCAAAAAGCCCCATACGGTCTCTACGCCGAATTGTTCTCCGGCACCGCGTTCACCATGACCCGCAGCGAAGCGCGGCGTACCTGGATGTATCGTATTCGGCCTTCGGCCAATCACCCGGCCTTCGTCAAGCTTGACCAACAGATAGCGGGCGGCCCGTTGGGTGAGGTCACGCCCAATCGCCTGCGCTGGAACCCTCTGGAACTTCCCGCCGAACCCACTGATTTCGTCGATGGGTTGGTACGTATGGCAGCCAATGCTGGCGCCGACAAACCGGCTGGCATCAGCCTTTATCACTACTGTGCCAACCGTTCCATGAAGCGGGTGTTCTTCAACGCTGACGGAGAATGGCTGATCGTGCCGCAGCTGGGCCGGCTGCGGATCGCCACCGAACTGGGCGTGCTGGAACTGGCGCCGCTGGAAATTGCAGTGCTGCCCCGGGGCCTGAAGTTTCGCGTCGAACTGCTCGATGCGCAGGCCCGTGGTTACCTGGCCGAGAACCATGGCGCACCGCTGCGCCTGCCGGACCTGGGGCCAATCGGCAGCAATGGCCTGGCCAACCCGCGGGATTTTCTGAGCCCGGTCGCTCACTACGAAAACCTCGCCCAGCCGACCACGCTGGTGCAGAAGTTCCTCGGTGAGTTGTGGGCCTGTGAACTGGATCATTCACCCCTCGATGTGGTGGCCTGGCACGGCACCAATGTGCCGTACAAATACGACCTGCGCCGCTTCAATACCATCGGTACGGTCAGCTTCGACCACCCGGACCCGTCGATTTTCACCGTATTGACCTCGCCCACCAGCGTCCCCGGCCTGGCCAACCTCGATTTCGTGATCTTCCCGCCACGCTGGATGGTGGCGGAAAACACCTTTCGTCCGCCGTGGTTCCATCGCAACCTGATGAATGAATTCATGGGCCTGATCCAGGGCGCCTACGATGCCAAGGCCGAAGGTTTCTTGCCGGGCGGCGCTTCCTTGCACAGTTGCATGAGTGCTCATGGCCCGGACGGTGAGACCTGCACCAAGGCGATCAATGCCGAATTGGCACCTGCGAAAATCGACAACACCATGGCCTTCATGTTCGAAACCAGCCAGGTCCTGCGCCCGAGCCGTTTCGCCCTGGACTGCCCGCAACTGCAAACCGACTACGATGCTTGTTGGGCGTCGCTGCCTGTCACGTTCGACCCGACCCGGAGATAA
- the fahA gene encoding fumarylacetoacetase, with product MTQRSPARSWVASANGHADFPLQNLPLGIFSTDGGAPRSGVAIGEQIFDLQAALQAGLFDGAAREAVEAMKDGQLNAFFDLGRSARVALRERLLELLREDSSLRGKVEAQGAKLLVRAADCQMHLPAKINDYTDFYVGIEHAQNVGKLFRPDNPLLPNYKYVPIGYHGRASTIRPSGTDVRRPKGQTLPAGQTEPTFGPCARLDYELELGIWIGKGNALGEPIAIGDAAEHIGGFCLLNDWSARDIQAWEYQPLGPFLSKSFLTSISPWVVTAEALEPFRRPQPARPEGDPQPLPYLLDKRDQATGAFDIELEVLLLTETMREQNLPAHRLTLSNTRYMYWTVAQMVAHHSVNGCQLQAGDLFGSGTLSGPESGQFGSLLEITEGGKKPIELASGEVRKFLEDGDEVILRARCRGDGAASIGFGECRGKILPAR from the coding sequence ATGACTCAACGTTCCCCTGCCCGTAGCTGGGTCGCCTCCGCCAACGGCCATGCCGACTTCCCCCTGCAGAACCTGCCGCTGGGCATCTTCAGCACCGACGGCGGCGCGCCCCGTAGCGGCGTGGCCATTGGCGAGCAGATTTTCGATTTGCAGGCCGCTTTGCAGGCGGGCCTGTTTGACGGCGCGGCGCGCGAAGCCGTCGAGGCGATGAAGGACGGCCAGTTGAATGCGTTCTTCGACCTGGGCCGCAGCGCCCGGGTGGCCTTGCGTGAACGCTTGCTGGAACTGCTGCGCGAAGACAGCTCGCTGCGGGGCAAGGTCGAAGCCCAGGGCGCGAAGCTGCTGGTCCGCGCAGCCGACTGCCAGATGCACTTGCCGGCCAAGATCAATGACTACACCGACTTCTACGTCGGTATCGAGCACGCGCAAAATGTCGGCAAACTGTTCCGTCCCGACAACCCGCTGCTGCCCAATTACAAATACGTCCCCATCGGTTACCACGGTCGCGCCTCGACCATTCGCCCGTCCGGCACCGATGTGCGCCGCCCCAAGGGCCAGACCCTGCCGGCCGGCCAGACCGAGCCGACCTTCGGCCCGTGTGCGCGACTGGACTATGAGCTGGAGCTGGGCATCTGGATCGGCAAGGGCAACGCCTTGGGCGAACCCATCGCTATCGGCGATGCCGCCGAGCACATTGGTGGTTTCTGTCTGCTCAACGACTGGTCGGCCCGGGACATCCAGGCCTGGGAATACCAGCCGCTGGGGCCGTTTCTGTCGAAGAGTTTCCTGACCAGTATTTCGCCATGGGTCGTGACGGCCGAAGCCCTTGAGCCGTTCCGTCGCCCGCAACCGGCGCGTCCGGAGGGCGATCCGCAGCCACTGCCGTATCTGCTGGACAAGCGTGACCAGGCTACTGGGGCATTCGATATCGAGTTGGAGGTTTTGCTGCTGACCGAAACCATGCGCGAGCAGAACCTGCCGGCCCATCGCCTGACTCTGAGCAATACCCGCTACATGTACTGGACCGTGGCCCAGATGGTCGCTCACCACAGCGTCAACGGCTGCCAGTTGCAGGCCGGTGATCTGTTTGGTTCGGGCACCTTGTCGGGACCTGAAAGCGGTCAGTTCGGCAGCCTGCTGGAAATCACCGAGGGGGGTAAAAAACCGATCGAGCTGGCTTCTGGCGAAGTGCGTAAATTCCTCGAGGACGGTGACGAAGTCATCCTGCGAGCCCGTTGCCGGGGTGACGGAGCGGCCTCCATCGGCTTTGGCGAATGCCGCGGCAAGATCCTGCCGGCGCGTTGA